Sequence from the Oncorhynchus tshawytscha isolate Ot180627B unplaced genomic scaffold, Otsh_v2.0 Un_contig_12278_pilon_pilon, whole genome shotgun sequence genome:
GAGAGGCTAACATTCTATAACAATCCTTTTCCTCTGCACAGTTCTCTCACAGTGAGAAACAATAAGATTACAGTGTTCTACGCTTTCTTCATTTGATCCAATTCACTGTTACCACTTCTTTTATCAAATGAGAATTAAGTGATGGAGTGACTTTAATCTTAGCTGGTCTGAGAGAACTTCTCTCCTTTATGTATGCGTTGGTGCGTTTTTAAGTTGCTCAATTGAGAGAAACTcgtcccacagtcagagcagtggtaaggcttctctcctttaTGTATGCGTTGGTGTCTTCTTAAATTGCTCAATTGAGAGAAACTcgccccacagtcagagcagtagtgaggcttctctcctgtgtgagttctCTGGTGAGATTTTAGCTCAGTTGATGTTTTAAAGcctttcccacagtcagagcaggagtaaggcttctctcctttaTGTATACGTTGGTGTGTTTTTAAGTTGCCCTGTTgagagaaactctttccacattcagagcaggagtaaggcttcactCCTGTATGCatttgttggtgacattttaaGGTATCCAATCTGGAGAAACTctctccacagtcagagcaggagtaaggcttctctcctgtgtgtcttcGCTGATGAGATTTTAGCTCAGTTGATGTTTTAAAGCATTTACCACAGTCaaagcaggagtaaggcttctctcctgtatgtattcGGTGGTGACATTTTAAGGTATCCAATCGGGAGAATCTCCCCCCACAGTcggagcaggagtaaggcttctctcctgtgtgtatttttaGATGTATTTTTAGCTTTGATAGAATTGGGAAAATCTCCTCACAATGTGGGCAGTGGTGAGACCTCTTAGCTCTGTGACCCTCCTGCTGTTGCTCTCTGGATGTAGAGAATGTCTCAACATGGTCCCCTGTGTGAACAACATCAGAACAACCAGTCAGTTTGTGTGACATACATGTCAATCCCAACTCAGTTGTGATATTgatctttttaaaaaatgttatgaAGCCTTTTTTAAATTAACAGTTTTCAAAGTGTTgaacagaaactcagcctaaaaccccaaagagcaagcaatgcagaagtgCAGTGGCAAAGGAAAAACTCAgtaacataggaagaaacctagagaggaatcaggttctgaggggtggccagtcctcttctggctgtaccaggtgaCATATGTATtcatatgtgaccgaccggctcgatctaatgtagcaacatttgaaattgttttttttttacattggataaaagtagagactcagagctggaaaattgtatatcatacactacagttgaggaacaataggGAAAGTAATTCTGTTTTAAAAGTTGACAAACTTgcaacctcacttttgagaaaatggcctttgaatgttttggtacacctactgcagacctctttgtctacacccattcagtatTGTTCACACCCTGTGCTGTTGGCAACAATTTACACTTTTACGGACAAGGCCATATTCAATGgctgttgagcgttcgtaaattcatttaTTCTGCGCTCTTGCACACTCGGACGAGAGTGCGCTGAAAtctgagtagatagccagagcgaatgtaccagctacgtctatcaatAGTTGTTGTAGTGACATAAACATTCtactgaaatggttacttgcaaagtggagtcttttgttaagacatgtagctagctagctaaacaatgaaccatagtCACAACTCTTGCTGTTAGTAACCTGCGTGAATCTGCTGGTAGCTAACAAACCAGGTTCAAtattagccagctaacattaggctataactagcaacgCAAATttctctgagatatgaataatattactacacagatcataacgttagctagctgaccGAACAGCagtagtcaagcacccaagctaacgttagccagctagctaacagttcactaacactttaacttgaaattaaaacgactttgacaaaattagaaacgtctaatatctgaaaatgtagctagctagactatcttacccatccgtatacatggatggatgcttctccctctctcactgatGTCATCAttacccttagtttgaagatgtaatccagagacaggtgttttccttacctatcatactctaattccactgatttcaaaactcggtcctccagaaagtggggAGTTACACTACGAAATATATATTCTTTAAAGCCgcattagacaggattacctacacgtactgaccagctcaaatagacagaagtggtatatggcagaccaatctcaACTAATCTctaggcatgtccagcccactcattatctcagccaatgaTGGCTAGCTGAAAGGTTGCTGGCTTtatctgtggctaaaccaactaggctcagaATTGTTttagtttatttgtatttacagatggcatacaagtttgttattaaggcacatgaaagttcaccttccaaaaggcatttctgacaaaaaaacacattttgattttaaaaaaaagtttgcgTTCAAATAGCTctactgtgaagtagtgacgtgtgacatacacctagttttctgaaactagtcacatatcaggtgtggccagtcctcttctggctgcacTGGGTGACATATGTATTCGTATCAGTAGGCTGTTTAATACAAAAGGGGAATAAAACTATTCTAAAAGTGGGTAAGTCAGGGTCAATttcatttaaattccagtcaattcacaaagaaaaccaaattccaattccaaatttTCCTAATTTAAAAGCATTGCAGAGAATTGTAATTTCAGTCTATTTTCTGAAGTATCTggtattgaccccaaccctggtaacAGTGGAAGTCAAGAAGGGACAAAAGGAGTGAATGTTATGAgccatatcatcctccactcactattacaagggttagtaactacacagactcatttcatatcatcctccactcactatcacaagggttagtaactacacagactcatttcatataatcctccactcactatcacaagggttagtaactacacagacAAATTTCATATCATCATCCACTCACgatcacaagggttagtaactacacagacAAATTTCATATCATcatccactcactatcacaagggttagtaactacacagactcatttcatatcatcctccactcagtATCATAAGGGTTATTAACTACACAGACTAATTTCATATAACTTTTTAAAAAAGTGGCATTTTGACTATTTCCCTTCTTTAGTCTCCTCTCTAAGCACTCAAGATCGCTTAAGATGTGTGATGTCTGAATTACAAAATTCAACCAAGCAACAGGCTGGGTCACAATTTATAGAGGAACTTATGAAAATAACGtagcagtgcattcagaaagtattcagaccccttcaatttttccacattttgttacgttacagccttattctaaaatcaattaaatatttttccctcaacaatctacacacaaaaccccataatgacaacacaaaaacaggttttttgaaaatgtttgcaaaagtattcaaaataaaaaacagaaataccatatctACATAAGtaattcagacactttgctatgagactcgaagttgagctcaggtgcatcctgtttccattgatcatccttgagatgtttctacaacttgattggagtccacctgtggtaaattaaattgattggacatcatttggaaaggcacacacacctgtctatataaggtcccacagttgacagtgcatgtcagagcaaaaaccatggggtcaaaggaattgtccgtagatctccaAGCCAGGTTTGtgttgaggtacagatctggggaagtgtaccaaaaaaatgtctgcagcattgaaggtccccaagaacacactggcTTCCAACATTCTTAAATATAATTAGTTTTGAAACATCAAGActctggccgcccagccaaacttagcaatcgggagagaagggtcttggtcagggaggtgatcaaagAACCTGAtaatcactctgacaaagctcctgAGTTCTTCTGTGGAGGTGGAAGAACCGTCAAAAggtacaacaatctctgcagcaatcatctttgcagcactccaccaatcagggatTTATGGTAGAGtttccagacggaagccactcagtaaaagacacatgacagccatcttggagtttgcaaaaaggcaccaaAAAGACGAAGATCAcgagaaagaagattctctggtctgattaaataaagtttgaactctttggcctgaatgccaagcatcacatctggaggaaaccaggcaccgctcatcacctggccaataccatctctacggtaaagcatggtggtggcagggactgggagacgagtcaggattgagggaaagatgattgGAGCAAAGAACATTGAGAtacttgataaaaacctgctccagagcactcaggacctcagactgaggtgaagttccaccttccaacaggacaacaacactaagcacacagccaagataatgcaggagtggctttgggatgtctctgaatgtccttgagtggcccagccagaggcccggacttgaacccaatcgaacatctctggagagacctgaaaatagctgtgcagcgacactcctcatccaacctgacagagaatggatgggagaaactccccaaatacaggtgtgccaagcttcatacccaagaagaggctgtaatcgctgccaaaggggcttcaacattacatttgcaaacattttaaaaacctgACATTTGAcatgtggtaatgtgtgtgttgaTGGATTAAATTGTAGTTCtcatcaatttcagaataaggaagtaacaaaatgtgaaaaaagtcaaggggtctgaaaactttccggaTGCACTGTAGATAGAACCTGCTGTTACCATGACTAACAGATGTAccaatctcctcctcctcttcttcatctttaatgatgacattcagctccagtgtttgactgcagtcttccagattcactgatgccatctctggatcctgcagTGCAAACTGGGCTCCACTGTCACAATCAGGACCCAGTGACTGTAGGTTCAGACTCGGTGTTGAAGGAAAGAAGCAGGCTGGGTTTGTCCTCACTGTTGACGTTAACGGCCTCTTAATCTGAGCCTGTAGTTATGTAGACAAAAGGACACAAAAGTTAGTTAGTTCTGGCACTTTCTTTATTCTGTGAAAATATATTCTCTTTTTTCTTGTTCAATTATCTAATTTCAGAAGATCAGGTAGCTAATCCTTGACAAAACATTCATTCACATTGGACACAAAGTACAcattttaaattgcacaacataaGTGCACTTAATCTACATTAGATTTCCTAAATTCACATAAATGCATAAAACAATTTAGTACAAGATTGCAGTATGATTTAGGCAGTACTATGTACAATTTTTATGAATAACCTTGTATTCCCTGTATTACTTCACTCACAAAAACCTATTTTATTTCCCATTCACACAATAGTAAGAATTATCAGTGTCTGAATATTAGTACACATGTAAAGAACTGATAATCATTACATTCAGCTTCAAAACTGTAGAGCAActgaaatgttctctctctgatgagGCACTACCTGCACTGAAGTCTGTTGATGCAGACCTCCTATGGTATCATGGAGGTCCACAAACAAACATTTAAGGTGCATGTCTGTCTAATTCTGTACTAAGAAAATAAACCAAGAAATACCTATTAACTTCTACcacaccctccccttcccccAAAAAACACTCCCACACCCCCTAATAAACTATATCAATAGATCCCTTTCTGTGTTTTCAAACATTGGGGTTTATATCATGCTGAGACAATCCACCCCCAGGTTATCCAGCTTATCAAAAACCATACCGACAGTAACATCTGTTACCCCCAACAACTCTGCTGCAGTTTACAAGATAACTTTCAACCTGGTATTTCTGCTTTACACAATCCAAGCTGTTGATAAGCTTACAATGAAAGCTATGAAGTACATATTATTCACTATTAAAGTATCCTTTGTCACAGTGCATTTATGGACGCAAGATTTCTGAACAGGCCTCGAAACCATGTCAGGAATAGTAGAAAGACCAGTTCTGACAGTAGGTCCTCTTACTACAGGACCAACCATGGaagctccatcagtctgacagtaggtcCTCTTACTACGGGACCAGCCATGGaagctccatcagtctgacagtaggtcCTCTTACTACGGGACCAGCCATGGaagctccatcagtctgacagtaggtcCTCTTACTACGGGACCAACTATGGAAGCTCCATCAGTCTGCACTGTAGTTCCACCAGTCTGTCTTACAGCCTCTGCATATGATACATCATGACAGATTCTATATATCTGACTATATATCTGAGCATCTCTCTGCACCTGGAATCCACCAAATGCTGCTCTGTGTCCTCCGCACAATTGCTCCAACATTCACCGTAATCATGTTCCCCACCACACTTGGCACATCTTTCCACTCAACAGCTACATGTCCCATTCTTTGGCATTTAAAAACACTGTGAATATTCACTGTTGCTGCTCCAgactcaactgttctgcctgctgtcatggaaccctgacctgttcaacagacatgctacctgtcccagatctgctgttttcaactccctagagacagcaggagcgatagagatactctcaatgattgactatgaaaagccaactgacatttactcctgaggtgctgacctgttgcaccctcgacaaccactgtgattattattatttgaccctgctggtcatctatgaacattgggacatcttggccatgttctgttataatctccacccagcacagccagaagaggactggccacccctcatagcctggttcctctcaaagtgtcttcctaggttctggcctttctagggagtttttcctagccactgtgcttctacacctgcattgcttgctgtttgggattttatgctgcgtttctgtacagcactttgtgacatcagctgatgtaagaagggctttataaataaatttgattggttgattgatgagGCTGCGTCAAATTCTCTGACATTGAAGCTAAGGAATCATATTCTGTACTTTTCCAGACAAAACCTTCTAACACCTCAACAGCACTGATAAGCTTTCACTTCTTTAACCCTCTTTCCTACTGATCAACCTTTAGGCTTCAACCACTGTCTCCCTTCACATGTTCTTTAACAATATCATCCATGGACATAGATATTGGGACCTCAGAGATTATTACTCCCTTCAATGTAGCATCAGCTCCAGGGTCATGGCTTCTGAGCTTTGTCCCATTATGATTTTCCATTTGATGAATCTTCCCTTGCTGAACCTGACCAGCACAAGATATTAACAATCTACCATGGACACGGATCCTGCCCAGCTGAACTTCACCTCTCTTTATGGCCTTGGTTAATCAGATAGGGTGTAAATGAGGCCCTGTGGTCTCCTcaaacaccatcccaactttCCACTGTGACACATTATTACTCTAGTTCCCTACCTTGGGCCTCTAGTTTCTATACTACATGCGCCACTGCTTCCAGTATCATTATCTCTGTTCTTCCTGTCTTTCCACTACAGACCATTCACATACTAGGCCCTCATCCTCCCACTCCATATCATCAGAACTGTCCCCCACATTGATCGCATTCCAGCACAGCTGTTGCTTCTCAAACTCTCTCCATTTCCATTGtttcaggggtgtcaaactcattccattgaGGGCCGAGTCTCAGCGGGTTTaattttttcctttcaattaaaacTTAGACAATCAGATGAGGGAGTTCCtcactaattagtgaccttaattcattaatcaagtacaagggtggagcgaaaacccgcagacacttggtcctccatggaatgagtttgatacGTGCACCGATTCATCCGCATTAATCGACGCCATTCCATGCAGTTGGCCTCTCTCTCCAAATGGTGAAGGATAACTTCAGTTAGCTTCCCTCTATTTTGACACTCCATCACGCAGCCTCATGTCGCCATTTCACCACGAGCAAACTCCTAGAAAGACGACCAAAACCGTTGCCGCCATTTGACTTGCCTCGTCCGAACCATCCTGATCTCGCGAGCTTACATTAACGaaacagtgtatgtaaactcgcGAGAACAGGATGGTTCGGACAAGGCTATTTACCAGCTCATAAGCAACATTTTACACAAAACCAAGAACATGTAAAAACGAACTTAAATAAATGGAATCTTTATGAAATGACTTTGACGAAATTATGTACATACACTCAGATAAACCCAAAGTCTAGCTATGTGACTTGTAAAATCGTTTTTAATCACGTTCTTCACTCACTCGATTTGACCCCAAAATAACACATACAATTAAAACCTTTACCAAACGTGATAATACCTTGACGGATTTGTTACCTAACATAATATACATTCTTTCGACATTAGAAAGTTTAAAACGTGCCATTACATACCtgtaataatacatttgaaacgGACACAACCACTATTGACATAACAGTGAAACGTGATTTGTTACTTAGCGTGTTATATATTCTCTCGACATTAGAAGGTTTAAACATGCTATTACATACCTACAATGATACATTTGAAACGGACACAACCACTATCGACTTCACAACACAGTTCTGTCGTTTTCTACCCGGAACTTCCTGTTCCCAACTATGACAGTGCAACAGCGTCATCTTCTTCTCTGGTATACTGACGTTTACACAATATAACGTGtctgccgccacctactgtaagGTTAGTAAACTGTAGAAATAAATACATGTCCATTGTGGAAACAACGACAtcaaaacaaaatacaaaaatacaaatatagaTAAATAAAAACTTCCCACTCCTTCAGTCACAGTCCTATTCAAATCACATCCCTACACAGTCTCGTGGGCCTCGTAGGGAGGAACATCTTCAGTCAGTATTCCCTgcaatcagtggtgtaaagtacttaagtatattgtgtttactgacaccggtcgtATTCAAGGGGTGTTGGGCGTTCGTTTTTCGTCAATTATTCTGTCCTCTGGCACTCAGACCAGAGTGCTCTGATAGAGTAtttagccagagcgaatttaggAACGCGCgctgtgtctgtgttggagtgtgcccctgactatccgTACATTTAAACTACAAGAAAATCGTGCTGTCTATTTTGCCTAATGTaatgaatttgaaattatttatacttttacctttgatacttaagtatattttagcaattgcatttacttttgatacttatttCATCTTTTCATCTTTTGAAAGGactcaagtatttttactttaacTCAtacgacaattgggtactttttacaccactgcctgCAATGCTTTCAATATGAATTCCTGAACTCCCATAAACCTTTCAGCCGCACATACAATTTATCTCTACAATTGGTATCCGTCAACTGGTAAACGACATTATGAATCTCAACAGACTGCTGGCCATCCACTGCCATAGCTTCCTCAGCACCAATCGCTCTTTAAACTATTTCCCGCGCCTCCCAGTAGGAGAACTACTGTACAGTTTCTTGATGTGGATGTTCCCTGAATAATAAAAATGGATACATGCCATTGGTCAGTTTCGGTGTTATGAAACTGATGGAGACTAtttgttaaaaaaatgttttataaatatttatttatttaactaggcacaaAGCATATAtaacaggttaggataattaaagtGGCAGGTTAGGACAATTAAAGTGGAggttaggagactgaggttaaggttaggaaaagggtgagggttagggattTGTTTACCATGCAGGTTAGGATAACGAACATGGCAGGTTATGATAATTAACGTGGTTAGGAGACTGAGaataaggttaggaaaagggttaaggttaggctagCTACAATTCAACAGTTCTCAACAACTGTTGTCCCCAACGCAAAAGAAACGGCCACGGGCCAAATTGCGGTCTGCAATTACACCCTTCTCGGATCAAGGGGCCAGGCTTCCAGTCTATAAGCATGCTTTCCACTGTGCTCAGAGGGCATTTTCGGTACTGCAGTTCAGCTGAAGCACGGCCCAATTCCCATTGACGGCCCCATAGCGAAgtaaatttattttttaaacaagacaAATTACTCATCAAATTTGGAAACAAAACATCCATTGAATTATTCAAGTAATTGCCTTAGTCATTTTTTTCCCATCACTCACAGCCAAAGGTTAACCATTTTAGATTCATGATGTGAGGTGGGTGAGACTATGCCACATGCAGATGCTGAAGGGAAAACACACCTCTTGATCTGCGTGTTTATAATGTAGGTCAAGGAGCAGCCtcgtctcatagactagatgtaacatagtaaatataAATCCGGGACTCTCAAAATAgtgtgatatgttacattatggttccataagacagaaggttacttaataAATGGAATTTGGTGGTGCTGTACTGTAACAGCGAGCTGAGCCAGTTGA
This genomic interval carries:
- the LOC112241256 gene encoding zinc finger protein 239 isoform X1 is translated as MSIVVVSVSNVLLQAQIKRPLTSTVRTNPACFFPSTPSLNLQSLGPDCDSGAQFALQDPEMASVNLEDCSQTLELNVIIKDEEEEEEIGTSVSHGDHVETFSTSREQQQEGHRAKRSHHCPHCEEIFPILSKLKIHLKIHTGEKPYSCSDCGGRFSRLDTLKCHHRIHTGEKPYSCFDCGKCFKTSTELKSHQRRHTGEKPYSCSDCGESFSRLDTLKCHQQMHTGVKPYSCSECGKSFSQQGNLKTHQRIHKGEKPYSCSDCGKGFKTSTELKSHQRTHTGEKPHYCSDCGASFSQLSNLRRHQRIHKGEKPYHCSDCGTSFSQLSNLKTHQRIHKGEKFSQTS
- the LOC112241256 gene encoding uncharacterized protein LOC112241256 isoform X3; protein product: MFKPSNVERIYNTLSNKSRFTVMSIVVVSVSNVLLQAQIKRPLTSTVRTNPACFFPSTPSLNLQSLGPDCDSGAQFALQDPEMASVNLEDCSQTLELNVIIKDEEEEEEIGTSVSHGRLRLSLRPVTSTVRTNSACHSPSTLSRNLQSLGPDCDRGAQFLQQDPEMASVKLEDCSQTLELNVNIKDEEEEEKIGMSVSHGGPVENKFSFTTSTWPR